One genomic region from Sciurus carolinensis chromosome 2, mSciCar1.2, whole genome shotgun sequence encodes:
- the LOC124976141 gene encoding small integral membrane protein 12, giving the protein MWPVFWTVVRTYAPYVTFPVAFVVGAVGYHLEWFIRGKDPQPMEEEKSISERREDRKLDELLGKDHTQVVSLKDKLEFAPKAVLNRNRPEKN; this is encoded by the coding sequence ATGTGGCCTGTGTTTTGGACCGTGGTGCGTACCTATGCTCCTTATGTCACATTCCCTGTGGCCTTTGTGGTCGGGGCTGTGGGCTACCACCTGGAATGGTTCATCAGGGGAAAGGATCCTCAGCCgatggaggaggaaaagagcaTCTCAGAGCGCCGGGAGGATCGCAAGCTGGATGAGCTGCTGGGCAAGGACCACACCCAGGTGGTGAGCCTTAAGGACAAGCTGGAGTTTGCCCCTAAAGCTGTCCTGAACAGAAACCGCCCGGAGAAGAACTAA